One stretch of Terriglobales bacterium DNA includes these proteins:
- a CDS encoding PilZ domain-containing protein, with product MQKSDPTVESGGEDVTRVERRRWPRRTIDVRARVSIKSSGGLTTVCHGRGSDLSECGMAVTIPLELSIGQHVRLVMLLPRSDREIRIEATVRNRKGHRYGMEFTSLCPLDRELIIEQSSHCNTPTPVM from the coding sequence ATGCAGAAATCGGATCCTACCGTCGAAAGCGGCGGGGAGGACGTGACACGCGTGGAACGACGGCGCTGGCCACGGCGGACAATCGATGTCCGTGCCCGGGTGAGCATAAAGAGCAGCGGCGGCCTGACCACGGTCTGTCATGGCAGGGGCAGCGATCTCAGTGAGTGTGGAATGGCGGTCACCATTCCACTGGAGCTCTCAATCGGTCAACACGTACGACTGGTGATGCTCCTGCCTCGGAGTGACCGGGAAATCCGTATCGAGGCCACGGTGCGCAACCGCAAAGGGCATCGATACGGCATGGAATTCACATCGTTGTGCCCGCTGGATCGCGAGCTGATCATTGAGCAATCATCCCATTGCAACACGCCCACCCCGGTGATGTGA
- a CDS encoding alpha/beta hydrolase-fold protein, which translates to MSPRLIAVWVFAVVVSITSSASALSQETGFLNRSLTIGDVVYRYQVYLPQDWTGDKAWPVILFLHGAGERGSDGLRQTQVGLGAAIRLEEERFPFVVVMPQCPKEKWWTDPEMQREALSALDAAMKEFHGDPSRLYLTGLSMGGYGTWYIAASNPGKFAALVTICGGVVPPSGHPQPIALGPDPYADLAKKIGSTPVWIFHGSSDPVVLPSESRNMAYALRKTGGNVRLTEYWGVGHDSWDKAYAESELPQWLLSHTLTKE; encoded by the coding sequence ATGTCGCCTAGGCTGATTGCCGTTTGGGTCTTTGCGGTCGTAGTCTCGATTACTTCGTCCGCTTCCGCGCTCTCACAGGAAACTGGATTCTTAAATCGCAGCCTCACCATAGGGGACGTGGTTTATCGCTACCAGGTTTATCTCCCTCAGGATTGGACGGGTGACAAGGCGTGGCCCGTGATCCTGTTTCTCCACGGCGCGGGAGAGCGGGGAAGTGACGGCCTGAGGCAGACGCAAGTAGGGTTAGGAGCAGCCATTCGCCTGGAGGAGGAAAGATTCCCGTTTGTCGTGGTTATGCCGCAATGCCCCAAAGAGAAGTGGTGGACTGACCCCGAGATGCAACGAGAAGCGTTGAGCGCTCTGGACGCCGCCATGAAAGAGTTTCACGGCGACCCGAGTCGATTGTATTTGACCGGTCTCTCAATGGGTGGCTACGGGACCTGGTACATTGCAGCCAGCAACCCGGGAAAATTTGCGGCGCTGGTTACGATCTGTGGCGGTGTAGTTCCGCCTAGCGGGCATCCTCAACCCATTGCGCTCGGCCCTGATCCCTACGCAGATCTGGCCAAAAAAATCGGTTCCACACCGGTGTGGATCTTTCACGGTTCGAGCGATCCTGTAGTGCTGCCGAGTGAGTCGCGCAACATGGCATACGCTCTCCGCAAAACAGGCGGAAATGTGAGGTTGACCGAGTATTGGGGCGTGGGGCACGACTCATGGGATAAAGCCTATGCCGAGTCTGAATTGCCGCAATGGCTACTCAGTCACACACTGACTAAGGAGTAA
- a CDS encoding OsmC family protein — protein MLGTFGGALEARKIDASHGKLIAHVRGEVESDGGVLVIRRVYVKFRLQAPPEARDTVERVHSIYADKCPVYRILRPAMEIQSSYEFA, from the coding sequence ATGCTGGGCACCTTTGGTGGCGCGCTGGAAGCGCGCAAAATCGACGCCAGTCACGGAAAGCTGATCGCCCACGTACGCGGCGAGGTGGAATCCGACGGCGGAGTCCTGGTCATCCGCCGCGTCTACGTCAAATTCCGCCTGCAGGCTCCGCCGGAAGCGCGCGACACGGTAGAGCGCGTCCACAGCATCTACGCGGACAAATGCCCGGTGTACCGCATACTGCGTCCTGCTATGGAGATCCAGTCGAGCTATGAGTTCGCGTGA
- the erpA gene encoding iron-sulfur cluster insertion protein ErpA: protein MATTTANPATTKTYPVNLTPSAVAKVKEIMAQQNPVPTGLRVGVVGGGCSGFSYSMSFDNGAGMMDKVFEIDGLKVFVDATSMMYLQGATVDYVETLEGAGFKFENPNVKSTCGCGSSFNV from the coding sequence ATGGCAACGACGACAGCCAATCCGGCTACTACTAAAACCTATCCCGTGAACCTTACGCCCAGTGCGGTGGCCAAGGTAAAAGAAATTATGGCGCAACAGAACCCTGTACCAACAGGCCTGCGGGTAGGTGTGGTCGGCGGGGGATGCTCAGGTTTTTCCTATTCCATGTCGTTTGACAATGGCGCCGGCATGATGGATAAGGTCTTCGAAATCGATGGCCTGAAAGTTTTTGTCGATGCGACCTCAATGATGTACCTGCAGGGCGCCACCGTGGATTACGTCGAGACGCTGGAAGGAGCCGGGTTTAAATTCGAGAACCCCAACGTTAAGAGCACCTGCGGTTGCGGTTCGTCGTTCAACGTGTAA
- a CDS encoding GspMb/PilO family protein, translating to MANVREARRRVQIVAGILLGVIVAAGAALAYFSVRSGPRRDAEFDSLRAEVRKRMGSVIPPQQVDKYIQDARAQIDTFYQDRMPSHTSSIFDQLGALAKKNNVRLGQARYAVDDAEIPGLKRVIIEAALAGDYPQTMKFINALERDKTFFIVDGVGLGGQEQGASGAGQVRLTIKVETYLRG from the coding sequence GTGGCAAACGTTCGTGAGGCGCGGCGTAGAGTACAGATCGTGGCGGGCATCCTGCTCGGCGTAATTGTCGCCGCAGGCGCGGCGCTCGCCTATTTCTCGGTTCGCTCCGGACCAAGGCGCGATGCGGAATTTGACAGCCTGCGGGCTGAAGTTCGCAAGCGTATGGGGAGCGTCATTCCTCCTCAGCAGGTCGACAAATACATCCAGGATGCCCGCGCTCAGATTGATACCTTTTACCAGGACCGGATGCCGTCGCATACCTCATCGATCTTTGATCAGCTGGGCGCGCTGGCAAAGAAGAATAACGTTCGTTTGGGGCAGGCTCGATATGCCGTGGATGATGCGGAGATTCCCGGACTCAAGCGCGTAATCATCGAAGCGGCGCTGGCAGGAGACTATCCTCAGACGATGAAGTTCATCAATGCTCTGGAGCGCGACAAAACATTCTTTATCGTTGATGGTGTCGGGCTGGGCGGACAGGAGCAAGGGGCGAGTGGTGCGGGCCAGGTCCGGCTCACTATCAAGGTAGAGACCTATTTGCGAGGATAA